A DNA window from Sphingopyxis macrogoltabida contains the following coding sequences:
- a CDS encoding response regulator, translating to MLFASRPSCIKRLLIIEDDPLVAFDNERTLQHSGYDVVATVDSGEAAVAIIAAEQLDALVLDLALAGHMTGREVARLARDRGIAVLLVTGQCPEDASDIALACLGKPHSASALVAALRAVEGMVCKNKPPRKISGLQTYWRPEAA from the coding sequence ATGCTCTTCGCGTCCCGCCCGTCGTGTATCAAGCGGCTGCTGATCATCGAGGATGATCCGCTGGTCGCGTTCGACAATGAGCGGACGCTGCAGCACAGCGGCTATGACGTCGTTGCGACCGTCGATTCCGGCGAGGCGGCGGTTGCGATCATCGCGGCGGAGCAACTCGATGCGCTCGTTCTCGATCTTGCGCTCGCCGGGCATATGACCGGCCGCGAAGTCGCACGGCTGGCGCGCGATCGCGGCATCGCGGTGCTCCTCGTGACCGGACAATGCCCCGAAGATGCGAGCGACATCGCGCTCGCCTGCCTCGGCAAGCCGCACAGCGCCTCGGCGCTCGTCGCGGCATTGCGTGCGGTCGAGGGCATGGTCTGCAAGAACAAGCCGCCACGCAAGATCAGCGGCCTCCAGACCTACTGGCGCCCCGAGGCCGCCTGA
- a CDS encoding AmpG family muropeptide MFS transporter: MQLGLDSVVLVAVLALVIGLAFVVPSFAPYRKPMPIVAFLLGISSGFPLTLLLGTMTFWLSKVGIEKSTIGFAIGLTTPYTLKFLWAPLVDRLPLPFLTKTFGQRRGWLFFIQALLVVAIWQLGTSNPTNDNLAPFAFWAITVAFLSATQDIVIDAYRIEILSDAELPHGTAMNQFGYRTGNLIAGVGTIALASPEGFNLGWAAAYGFTGLAILPALLGALYAGPGRFDPSRARAAGQSFGSWLQETVINPFREFFGRHGAVLILFFVLVYKVGDAMGQGMLNPMIVELGFTDTEFVAINKGVGFVALILGSALAAPFIAWLGMGRALLVSGLMMMFSNLLFAALASVGHSPLMLAIAVGTENFTSGIGLTVFVTYLSGLSSLAYTATQFALLSSFAAVGRTWLAAPGGYIAEGLGWVGFWLFTVVIAIPGMLLLWILWKKGFVVQTVRQPSTEDDGHEIAHPEEDKPKPAAI, encoded by the coding sequence ATGCAGCTTGGGCTCGATTCGGTGGTGTTGGTCGCGGTGCTCGCGCTGGTCATCGGCCTCGCGTTCGTCGTCCCGAGCTTTGCCCCCTATCGCAAGCCGATGCCGATCGTCGCCTTCCTGCTCGGCATTTCGAGCGGCTTTCCGCTGACCCTGCTGCTCGGTACGATGACCTTCTGGCTGTCGAAGGTCGGGATCGAGAAATCGACGATCGGTTTCGCGATCGGACTGACGACGCCCTATACGCTGAAATTCCTCTGGGCACCGCTCGTCGACCGGCTGCCTTTGCCGTTCCTGACCAAGACATTCGGCCAGCGGCGCGGCTGGCTGTTCTTCATCCAGGCCTTGCTGGTCGTCGCGATCTGGCAGTTGGGCACGAGCAACCCGACCAACGACAATCTCGCGCCCTTTGCTTTCTGGGCGATCACCGTCGCTTTCCTCTCGGCGACGCAGGACATCGTCATCGACGCCTATCGTATCGAGATTTTGAGCGACGCCGAACTGCCGCACGGCACCGCGATGAACCAGTTCGGGTATCGCACCGGCAATTTGATCGCCGGTGTCGGGACGATCGCGCTGGCGTCGCCCGAGGGGTTCAACCTCGGCTGGGCCGCGGCTTATGGTTTCACCGGGCTGGCAATTCTTCCCGCGCTGCTTGGCGCGCTGTATGCGGGGCCGGGGCGTTTCGACCCGAGCCGCGCCCGCGCCGCGGGGCAGAGCTTTGGAAGCTGGCTGCAGGAAACGGTGATCAACCCGTTCCGCGAATTTTTCGGCCGCCACGGCGCGGTGCTGATCCTGTTCTTCGTCCTCGTCTACAAGGTCGGCGACGCGATGGGGCAGGGGATGCTCAACCCGATGATCGTCGAACTGGGCTTCACCGACACCGAATTCGTCGCGATCAACAAGGGCGTCGGCTTCGTCGCGCTGATCCTCGGATCGGCGCTCGCTGCACCCTTTATCGCCTGGCTCGGCATGGGACGCGCGCTGCTCGTCTCGGGGCTGATGATGATGTTCAGCAACCTGCTGTTCGCCGCGCTCGCTTCGGTCGGTCACTCGCCGCTGATGCTCGCGATTGCGGTCGGGACGGAGAATTTCACCAGCGGCATCGGCCTCACCGTGTTCGTCACCTATTTGTCGGGCCTGTCGAGCCTCGCGTACACGGCGACGCAGTTCGCGTTGCTGTCATCCTTCGCTGCGGTCGGACGCACCTGGCTCGCGGCGCCGGGCGGCTATATCGCCGAGGGCTTGGGCTGGGTGGGCTTCTGGCTGTTCACGGTGGTCATCGCAATCCCGGGAATGCTGCTGCTCTGGATCCTGTGGAAGAAGGGTTTCGTCGTCCAGACGGTGCGCCAGCCGAGCACCGAGGACGACGGTCACGAGATTGCCCATCCCGAAGAGGACAAGCCGAAGCCGGCAGCAATCTAG
- a CDS encoding bifunctional folylpolyglutamate synthase/dihydrofolate synthase, whose amino-acid sequence MADHAHSSDPAVQAQLDRLAALSPGRDILGLERIAEICARLGNPQERLPRTFHVAGTNGKGSTCAFLRAILEAGGRRVHSYTSPHLVRFNERIRLAGTLIDDELLASLLEEVLDIAADLHASFFEVTTAAAFLAFARTPADDCIIEVGLGGRLDATNIIPAPAVCGIASLGIDHEAFLLAPEAGTPQEPATRIAWEKAGIIKPGTRVATLSYPPAVTDIIAARASAAGAPLFLEGSGWQVDPEGDGFRWSSASLGAVGEALFPRMAGPHQRRNAGLAIAMSRLAEPRPADADIVRGIAGTFWPGRMQLLGSGPLTAAMSGEQNIWIDGGHNLDAALQLADFLGQTLARREPVDLVLGMLANKDVAGFLALLAPHVGRLVAVPIPGHEHHAPADLVRIARDSGIVQASAQGDLPSALRALAADSPARNILIGGSLYLVGQALELNEEFPS is encoded by the coding sequence ATGGCCGACCACGCGCATTCCTCCGACCCTGCGGTGCAGGCGCAACTCGATCGCCTTGCGGCGCTGTCCCCGGGGCGCGATATCCTGGGCCTCGAACGCATCGCCGAGATCTGTGCGCGGCTCGGCAATCCGCAAGAGCGGCTTCCGCGCACCTTTCACGTCGCGGGGACGAACGGCAAGGGTTCGACCTGCGCCTTCCTTCGTGCGATCCTCGAGGCCGGCGGGCGCCGGGTCCACAGCTATACCAGCCCGCACCTCGTCCGGTTCAACGAACGCATCCGCCTTGCCGGGACGCTGATCGACGACGAATTGCTTGCTTCGCTGCTTGAGGAGGTGCTCGACATTGCCGCCGACCTGCACGCGAGCTTCTTCGAGGTGACGACCGCCGCCGCCTTCCTCGCCTTTGCGCGGACACCGGCCGACGATTGCATCATCGAGGTCGGGCTTGGCGGACGCCTCGACGCGACGAACATCATCCCTGCCCCGGCGGTGTGCGGCATCGCATCGCTCGGGATCGACCACGAAGCCTTCCTGCTCGCCCCCGAAGCGGGTACGCCGCAGGAGCCCGCCACGCGTATCGCATGGGAGAAGGCGGGCATCATCAAGCCCGGCACCCGGGTTGCGACGCTTTCCTACCCCCCGGCGGTCACCGACATCATCGCGGCGCGCGCTTCCGCCGCCGGTGCGCCGCTGTTCTTGGAGGGCAGCGGCTGGCAGGTCGATCCCGAGGGCGACGGTTTTCGCTGGTCGTCGGCATCGCTCGGCGCGGTTGGCGAAGCATTGTTCCCGCGCATGGCGGGTCCGCACCAGCGGCGCAACGCCGGGCTTGCGATCGCGATGTCACGGCTCGCCGAGCCGCGCCCTGCCGACGCCGATATCGTCCGCGGCATTGCGGGCACCTTCTGGCCGGGACGCATGCAGTTGCTGGGCAGCGGCCCGCTCACCGCCGCAATGTCCGGCGAGCAGAATATCTGGATCGACGGCGGGCATAACCTCGACGCGGCGCTGCAACTTGCGGACTTCCTTGGCCAGACGCTCGCCCGGCGCGAGCCGGTCGACCTTGTCCTCGGCATGCTCGCAAACAAGGACGTCGCCGGCTTTCTCGCCCTGCTCGCCCCGCACGTCGGCAGGCTGGTCGCGGTACCGATACCGGGGCACGAGCATCACGCTCCCGCCGATCTGGTTCGCATCGCCCGCGACAGCGGCATCGTGCAGGCTTCGGCGCAGGGCGACCTGCCGTCGGCGCTCCGTGCGCTCGCGGCCGACAGCCCGGCGCGCAACATATTGATCGGCGGATCGCTCTATCTGGTCGGGCAGGCGCTCGAACTCAACGAAGAGTTCCCTAGCTGA
- the accD gene encoding acetyl-CoA carboxylase, carboxyltransferase subunit beta, whose amino-acid sequence MSWLDRVRNALPFTAKRDTADNLWHKCRQCAQMVFVKEWEDNLNVCPRCDHHDRIGAKERFAQLFDGGLHELIASPAAPEDPLKFRDTKKYVDRIKAARAQTGDRDAYQNAFGRISSLPTVIGVQDFAFMGGSMGVAVGEAFVAGVEEAIRRGCPYIAITAAGGARMQEGTLSLMQMPRATVALARLRRAGLPYIVLLTDPTTGGVTASYAMLGDVQISEPKALIGFAGQRVIENTIREKLPEGFQRAEYLLDHGMIDMVVHRKELPETLGRLIGYLAPEKAA is encoded by the coding sequence ATGAGCTGGCTCGACCGCGTCCGCAACGCCCTGCCCTTCACGGCGAAGCGCGATACCGCCGACAATCTCTGGCACAAATGCCGCCAGTGCGCGCAGATGGTGTTCGTCAAGGAATGGGAAGATAATCTCAACGTCTGTCCGCGCTGCGACCATCATGACCGGATCGGAGCGAAGGAGCGTTTCGCCCAGCTGTTCGACGGCGGTCTCCACGAGCTGATCGCATCGCCGGCGGCGCCCGAGGATCCGCTGAAGTTCCGCGACACGAAGAAATATGTCGATCGCATCAAGGCCGCGCGCGCGCAGACCGGCGATCGCGATGCCTATCAGAATGCGTTCGGCCGCATTTCCAGCCTTCCCACGGTGATCGGCGTGCAGGATTTCGCCTTCATGGGCGGATCGATGGGGGTCGCGGTCGGCGAAGCCTTCGTGGCGGGCGTCGAGGAAGCCATCCGCCGTGGCTGCCCCTATATCGCGATTACCGCTGCGGGCGGCGCGCGGATGCAGGAAGGCACGCTGTCGCTGATGCAGATGCCGCGTGCGACGGTCGCGCTGGCGCGCCTGCGCCGCGCCGGCCTGCCCTATATCGTCCTGCTCACCGATCCGACCACCGGCGGCGTTACTGCCAGCTATGCGATGCTCGGCGACGTGCAGATCAGCGAGCCCAAGGCGCTGATCGGTTTCGCGGGACAGCGGGTGATCGAGAATACGATCCGCGAAAAGCTGCCCGAAGGCTTCCAGCGCGCCGAATATCTGCTCGATCACGGGATGATCGACATGGTCGTGCACCGCAAGGAATTGCCCGAAACGCTGGGCCGGCTGATCGGCTATCTGGCGCCCGAAAAGGCCGCCTGA
- the trpA gene encoding tryptophan synthase subunit alpha yields MSRFAATFAKPHTALVAFITAGDGDTAANLDALVAGGADVIELGMPFTDPMADGPAIQAANLRSLAKGTTTADIFAIAAAFRSRHPDTPLVLMGYANPMTIRGADWFAAECAKAGVDGVICVDIPSEEDAELGPALRGAGVDLIRLATPTTDAARLPDVLSGASGFLYYVSVAGITGQQQAAQASIEEAVARLKAATDLPVAVGFGVRTPEQAHAIAKVADGVVVGSAFIDIITEHGDDAAPHVETFTRSLADAIHGAKEIAA; encoded by the coding sequence GTGAGCCGCTTCGCTGCCACCTTCGCGAAGCCGCACACCGCGCTCGTCGCCTTCATCACCGCGGGCGACGGCGATACCGCCGCGAACCTCGATGCGCTCGTCGCGGGCGGCGCCGATGTGATCGAACTCGGCATGCCCTTCACCGATCCGATGGCCGACGGTCCGGCGATCCAGGCCGCGAACCTGCGCAGCCTCGCCAAGGGCACGACGACCGCCGACATCTTCGCGATCGCCGCCGCGTTCCGGTCGCGCCATCCCGATACGCCGCTTGTCCTGATGGGCTATGCCAATCCGATGACGATCCGCGGGGCCGACTGGTTCGCCGCCGAATGCGCAAAAGCGGGTGTCGATGGCGTCATCTGCGTCGATATCCCTTCGGAAGAGGACGCCGAACTCGGCCCGGCGCTCCGTGGTGCCGGGGTCGATCTGATCCGTCTCGCGACGCCGACCACCGACGCGGCGCGGCTGCCCGATGTGCTCAGCGGCGCGAGCGGGTTTCTCTATTATGTCTCGGTCGCGGGCATCACCGGTCAGCAGCAGGCGGCGCAGGCGAGTATCGAGGAAGCCGTCGCACGGCTCAAGGCAGCGACCGACCTGCCTGTCGCGGTCGGCTTCGGCGTGCGGACGCCCGAGCAGGCGCATGCGATTGCCAAGGTCGCCGACGGCGTCGTCGTCGGCTCGGCCTTTATCGACATCATCACCGAGCATGGCGACGATGCCGCGCCCCACGTCGAAACCTTCACCCGTTCGCTTGCCGATGCTATCCACGGCGCAAAGGAGATCGCCGCATGA
- the trpB gene encoding tryptophan synthase subunit beta codes for MTHAPNSLRTQPDERGHFGQFGGRYVAETLMPLILDLERCYRAAQQDNSFKAEFDYLLKHYVGRPSPLWFAERLTEQLGGAKIYLKREDLNHTGAHKINNCIGQILLAKRMGKTKIIAETGAGQHGVATATVAALFGLPCTIFMGAVDVARQQPNVFRMKLLGAEVVAVESGAKTLKDAMNEALRHWVANVHDTFYIIGTVAGPHPYPELVRDFQSVIGDEARAQILEAEGRLPDMLIAPVGGGSNAIGLFHPFLDDDSVEIVGVEAAGEGLDGKHAASLAGGRPGILHGNKTYLLQDEDGQITEAHSISAGLDYPGIGPEHSWLHEIGRVRYEPVTDAEALASFQKLTKLEGIIPALESAHAIAAAERIAPTLGKDKIIIVNCSGRGDKDIFTVADALGVKL; via the coding sequence ATGACCCACGCACCGAACAGCCTCCGTACCCAGCCCGACGAACGCGGCCATTTCGGCCAGTTCGGCGGCCGCTATGTCGCCGAAACGCTGATGCCGCTGATCCTCGATCTCGAGCGTTGCTATCGCGCGGCGCAGCAAGACAACAGCTTCAAGGCCGAATTCGACTATCTGTTGAAGCATTATGTCGGCCGCCCGAGCCCGCTGTGGTTCGCCGAGCGGCTGACCGAGCAGCTCGGCGGCGCCAAAATCTATCTGAAGCGCGAGGATCTCAATCACACCGGCGCGCACAAGATCAACAATTGCATCGGCCAGATCCTGCTCGCGAAGCGGATGGGCAAAACGAAGATCATCGCCGAAACCGGCGCCGGCCAGCACGGCGTCGCGACCGCGACCGTCGCGGCCCTGTTCGGCCTGCCTTGCACAATCTTCATGGGCGCGGTCGATGTTGCGCGGCAGCAGCCGAACGTGTTCCGTATGAAATTGCTCGGCGCCGAAGTCGTCGCGGTCGAAAGCGGCGCCAAGACGCTGAAGGACGCGATGAACGAAGCGCTGCGCCACTGGGTCGCCAACGTCCACGACACCTTCTACATCATCGGCACGGTCGCGGGCCCGCATCCCTACCCCGAACTGGTCCGCGACTTCCAGTCGGTGATCGGCGACGAAGCGCGTGCGCAGATCCTCGAAGCCGAGGGCCGCTTGCCCGATATGCTGATCGCCCCGGTCGGCGGCGGCTCGAACGCGATCGGGCTGTTTCACCCGTTCCTCGACGACGACAGCGTCGAGATCGTCGGCGTCGAAGCGGCCGGCGAAGGTCTCGATGGCAAGCATGCCGCGAGCCTCGCCGGCGGTCGCCCCGGCATTCTTCATGGCAACAAGACCTACCTGCTGCAGGACGAGGACGGCCAGATCACCGAGGCGCACAGCATCTCGGCAGGGCTCGACTATCCGGGCATCGGGCCCGAGCATAGCTGGCTCCACGAAATCGGCCGCGTCCGCTATGAACCGGTCACCGACGCCGAGGCGCTCGCCAGCTTCCAGAAGCTGACCAAGCTTGAGGGCATCATCCCCGCACTCGAAAGCGCCCACGCCATCGCGGCAGCGGAACGCATCGCGCCGACACTCGGCAAGGACAAGATCATCATCGTCAACTGCTCGGGCCGTGGCGACAAGGACATTTTCACCGTAGCGGATGCGCTGGGGGTGAAGCTGTGA
- a CDS encoding phosphoribosylanthranilate isomerase gives MPPLVKICGLKTPEDVDAAIRLGATHIGLNLYEPSPRYVDLKTAAELRKCAEGRVKVALLLVNASQIATAEALGKVRPDIVQFHGSEAPEWVAAVKRSIPAEVWKAVGLKDAGTLDRIRQYDGAVDRILFDAPAQAMPGGTGTRFDWSLLVNHRHSIDWGIAGGLTPANVAEALAATGAPLVDVSSGVESAPGVKDMDKIAAFLKAAGR, from the coding sequence ATGCCCCCTCTCGTTAAAATCTGCGGCCTCAAGACACCCGAAGATGTCGATGCCGCCATCCGCCTCGGCGCGACGCATATCGGTCTCAACCTCTATGAACCGAGCCCGCGCTACGTCGACCTCAAGACCGCCGCCGAACTGCGCAAGTGCGCCGAAGGGCGGGTCAAGGTCGCGTTGCTGCTGGTCAACGCGTCGCAAATCGCCACCGCCGAAGCGCTCGGCAAGGTGCGCCCCGATATCGTCCAGTTCCACGGCAGCGAGGCGCCCGAATGGGTCGCGGCGGTGAAGCGTTCGATCCCCGCCGAGGTCTGGAAGGCGGTAGGGCTGAAAGATGCCGGGACGCTCGACCGCATCCGCCAATATGACGGCGCCGTCGACCGTATCCTCTTCGACGCCCCGGCGCAGGCGATGCCCGGCGGCACCGGCACCCGCTTCGACTGGTCGCTGCTCGTCAATCATCGCCACAGCATCGACTGGGGGATCGCGGGCGGCTTGACCCCCGCCAACGTCGCCGAGGCACTCGCGGCGACGGGCGCGCCGCTGGTCGACGTATCCTCGGGCGTCGAAAGCGCGCCGGGCGTGAAGGATATGGACAAGATCGCGGCTTTCCTTAAAGCGGCGGGTCGATGA
- the pyrF gene encoding orotidine-5'-phosphate decarboxylase — MSSPLYLAIDTTHLDAALTLAQKVRHHVGGLKLGLEFFCANGHHGVHEMAKLGLPIFLDLKLHDIPNTVAKAIQALRPLEPAILTVHAAGGRAMLEEAKAAAGTSTKVIAVTVLTSLDAPDLDDIGVGGTPHDQVVRLAALARQSGVDGIVCSGQEVKAARKAWPGGFYVVPGVRPANGAAGDQKRIVTPAQAMTDGASILVVGRPISQSPDPDLAAREIEATL, encoded by the coding sequence ATGAGTTCGCCGCTTTATCTCGCCATCGATACCACCCACCTCGATGCGGCGCTGACGCTGGCGCAGAAGGTGCGGCACCATGTCGGCGGGCTGAAGCTGGGGCTCGAATTCTTCTGCGCCAACGGCCATCACGGCGTCCATGAAATGGCGAAGCTCGGCCTGCCGATCTTCCTCGATCTCAAGCTGCACGACATTCCGAATACGGTCGCCAAGGCGATCCAGGCGTTGCGTCCGCTCGAACCCGCCATCCTGACCGTCCACGCCGCGGGCGGCCGCGCGATGCTCGAGGAAGCCAAGGCGGCCGCGGGCACGAGTACCAAGGTCATCGCGGTGACGGTGCTGACCAGCCTCGACGCGCCCGATCTCGATGACATCGGCGTCGGCGGCACCCCGCACGACCAGGTCGTCCGGCTCGCGGCGCTGGCGCGCCAGTCGGGCGTCGACGGCATCGTCTGTTCGGGACAGGAAGTGAAGGCGGCGCGCAAGGCATGGCCCGGAGGCTTCTACGTCGTTCCCGGGGTGCGGCCTGCGAACGGCGCTGCCGGCGACCAGAAGCGGATCGTCACCCCGGCGCAGGCGATGACCGACGGCGCCTCGATCCTCGTCGTCGGGCGCCCGATCAGCCAGTCGCCCGACCCCGACCTCGCCGCACGCGAAATCGAGGCGACGCTTTAA
- a CDS encoding lipopolysaccharide assembly protein LapA domain-containing protein, which yields MGILRTIIWVFLTIVLVVFAMANWIPVTVRIWPGQDLETKLPMLIFIAFLLGSIPTWIALRATRWSMKRRLDNSERQLADLRAMANRPSDPAPASAPVNDIPPSPLETP from the coding sequence GTGGGAATCCTGCGAACGATCATCTGGGTTTTCCTGACCATCGTACTGGTCGTTTTCGCGATGGCGAACTGGATTCCGGTGACGGTCCGCATCTGGCCGGGGCAGGATCTCGAAACCAAATTGCCGATGCTGATCTTCATCGCTTTCCTGCTCGGCAGCATCCCGACCTGGATCGCGTTGCGTGCGACACGCTGGTCGATGAAGCGGCGCCTCGACAACAGCGAGCGCCAGCTTGCCGACCTGCGCGCCATGGCCAACCGCCCGTCCGACCCCGCCCCGGCGTCGGCCCCCGTCAACGACATCCCGCCATCGCCATTGGAGACCCCATGA
- the purB gene encoding adenylosuccinate lyase — translation MVPRYARADMTAIWSAENRFRIWFEIEAHATDALAELGTVPKSAAKALWDWWATKPVIDVAAIDAIEAVTKHDVIAFLTWVAENVGDEARFMHQGMTSSDVLDTCLAVQLAQAADILLADLDALLEAIKRRAYEHKLTPTIGRSHGIHAEPVTFGLKLAEAYAEFSRCKLRLQAARAEIATCAISGAVGTFANIDPRVEEHVAAKLGLAIEPVSTQVIPRDRHAMFFAVLGVIASSIERLSVEVRHLQRTEVLEAEEYFSPGQKGSSAMPHKRNPVLTENLTGLARMVRSAVTPAMENVALWHERDISHSSVERFIGPDATITLDFALARLTGVVDKLLVYPERMQKNLDRMGGLVHSQRVLLALTQAGASREDSYALVQRNAMRVWESDGQLSLLELLKADADVTARLSADELTALFDLDYHMKHVDTIFARVFGAA, via the coding sequence ATGGTTCCGCGTTACGCCCGGGCGGACATGACCGCTATCTGGTCGGCCGAGAATCGCTTTCGTATCTGGTTCGAGATCGAAGCGCACGCGACCGACGCGCTCGCGGAACTGGGTACAGTTCCCAAATCGGCGGCGAAGGCGCTGTGGGACTGGTGGGCCACCAAGCCGGTGATCGACGTCGCCGCGATCGACGCGATCGAGGCGGTGACCAAGCACGACGTCATCGCTTTCCTGACCTGGGTTGCCGAGAATGTCGGCGACGAGGCGCGCTTCATGCATCAGGGCATGACGTCGAGCGATGTGCTCGACACCTGCCTCGCCGTCCAGCTCGCGCAGGCCGCCGACATATTGCTCGCCGACCTCGACGCCCTTCTCGAAGCGATCAAGCGCCGCGCCTATGAGCACAAGCTGACCCCGACGATCGGCCGCAGCCACGGCATCCATGCCGAACCGGTGACCTTCGGGCTCAAGCTCGCCGAGGCCTATGCCGAATTCTCGCGCTGCAAACTCCGCCTGCAGGCGGCGCGCGCCGAAATCGCGACCTGCGCCATTTCGGGCGCGGTCGGCACTTTCGCCAACATCGACCCGCGCGTCGAGGAACATGTTGCCGCCAAGCTCGGCCTTGCCATCGAGCCGGTATCAACGCAGGTGATCCCGCGCGACCGGCATGCCATGTTCTTCGCGGTGCTCGGCGTCATCGCCTCGTCGATCGAACGCCTGTCGGTCGAGGTCCGTCACTTGCAGCGCACCGAGGTGCTCGAGGCCGAGGAGTATTTCTCGCCGGGGCAAAAGGGTTCGTCGGCGATGCCGCACAAGCGCAATCCGGTGCTGACCGAAAACCTCACCGGCCTCGCGCGCATGGTGCGCAGCGCCGTGACCCCGGCGATGGAGAATGTCGCGCTCTGGCACGAACGCGACATCAGCCATTCGTCGGTCGAGCGCTTCATCGGTCCCGACGCGACGATCACGCTCGACTTCGCGCTCGCGCGGCTGACCGGGGTGGTCGACAAGCTGCTCGTTTATCCTGAGCGGATGCAGAAGAACCTCGATCGGATGGGCGGGCTCGTCCATTCGCAGCGCGTGCTGCTGGCGCTGACCCAGGCGGGCGCCAGCCGCGAAGACAGTTATGCGCTGGTCCAGCGCAACGCGATGCGGGTGTGGGAAAGCGACGGCCAGTTGTCGCTGCTCGAACTGCTCAAGGCCGATGCCGACGTGACCGCGCGGCTGTCGGCGGACGAGCTCACCGCGCTGTTCGACCTCGACTATCATATGAAGCATGTCGACACGATCTTTGCGCGGGTGTTCGGGGCGGCATAG
- a CDS encoding EF-hand domain-containing protein, producing the protein MLKQMLLIGAAAVSFPALAQETPPADPAAPATSQPAPTDTTTTPAPAEPAPAPAPDAATSTPPASEAPGTPPAGDTATQPAPSGGTAASPTQVAQIVDQEFPTYDADKSGELSDAEFAAWMKKLRTATDPSVDPESADVKTWIGQAFAAADGDKSGQVSKTELTGFLSRGAG; encoded by the coding sequence ATGCTGAAACAGATGCTTTTGATCGGCGCCGCCGCGGTGAGCTTCCCCGCGCTGGCCCAGGAAACGCCGCCCGCCGACCCGGCCGCTCCGGCGACCTCGCAGCCGGCACCGACCGATACTACGACGACGCCCGCGCCGGCTGAGCCGGCTCCGGCTCCGGCACCCGATGCCGCAACTTCGACGCCGCCCGCCAGCGAGGCTCCGGGTACGCCGCCGGCCGGCGACACCGCAACGCAGCCTGCGCCTTCGGGCGGCACGGCAGCCTCGCCGACGCAGGTCGCACAGATCGTGGACCAGGAGTTCCCGACCTATGACGCCGACAAGTCGGGCGAACTCAGCGACGCCGAATTTGCGGCGTGGATGAAGAAGCTGCGGACTGCCACCGATCCCTCGGTCGATCCCGAATCGGCTGATGTGAAGACGTGGATTGGCCAGGCCTTTGCCGCCGCCGATGGCGATAAGTCGGGTCAGGTCAGCAAGACCGAGCTTACCGGTTTCCTGTCGCGCGGCGCTGGTTAA
- the rnk gene encoding nucleoside diphosphate kinase regulator has translation MKNEEAIRPHIHMIDSEADALTELTLQKQRDHIRLYELLLGEIDRAAIHSSADIPDDVVTMGSEVTFLDEKSDTERTVRLVYPGDADISAGRISILTPIGAGLIGLSTGQSILWPDRGGEEHRLTIVKVRQP, from the coding sequence ATGAAAAACGAAGAGGCCATCCGGCCGCATATCCATATGATCGACAGCGAGGCCGATGCGCTGACCGAGCTTACTTTGCAGAAGCAACGCGACCATATCCGCCTTTACGAACTGTTACTCGGCGAAATCGACCGCGCCGCGATCCACAGCAGCGCGGACATCCCGGACGATGTCGTGACGATGGGGTCGGAAGTGACCTTTCTCGACGAGAAGAGCGACACCGAACGGACGGTGCGTCTTGTCTATCCGGGCGACGCTGACATTTCGGCGGGGCGAATATCGATCCTCACTCCGATCGGCGCCGGGTTGATCGGGCTCAGTACCGGCCAGTCGATCCTCTGGCCCGACCGGGGCGGCGAGGAGCATCGGTTGACGATCGTGAAGGTCCGGCAGCCCTGA